The proteins below are encoded in one region of Thermosinus carboxydivorans Nor1:
- a CDS encoding spore germination protein → MVQDKQCQPVKKLSARLPDASLAEAGRELARLRRLTAESAEIGEELSQIVADLRQVAAPPGQPFIFTPVLAKNEQLLRVVFRDCDDIKYRSFNAGQRQALLVFLDGLTDLTLLEKNVLETLMSPGQGGQVHADPSALVNQLLTSASLTVISQASEAIEAVMTGNALLLVDGIAEAFTIGTVKHVKRSVEEAKSEGVVRGPQDAFNETLSDNIVLIRRRTRDPNVKVRVLKLGERTRTAIALVYAANLVKPGLVEEVERRLSLLKIDNVILSATVEEALSDHPWTPFPQVQVTERPETMVAAVYEGRVGIIVDNTPFSLIVPCTYANLMQSTDDYTARPTVASLIRFTRHASAFLAIYLPAIYIAIVSFHPGMLPTTLAISIAELRARTPFPSLIEAVMMETFLEIFQEAIIRLPKKFAGAAGVVGGLVIGTTVVQAALVNPLLVVVIATTAIASYTMPSYHFSIALRSLRVPLLILASVLGLYGVILGLLIITVHMCSLRSFGESYLGGLLDITLLEDWKDMLVRFPAKFLQARPKEMGPQERTRIGDDHD, encoded by the coding sequence ATGGTGCAGGACAAACAATGCCAGCCAGTCAAAAAGCTATCTGCTCGTTTGCCTGATGCTTCCCTGGCCGAGGCCGGCAGAGAACTGGCCCGGTTGCGCAGGCTCACTGCCGAAAGCGCCGAAATCGGCGAAGAACTAAGCCAAATCGTTGCCGATCTTCGTCAGGTTGCTGCTCCTCCGGGCCAACCCTTTATTTTTACGCCGGTGCTGGCTAAAAATGAACAATTATTACGCGTTGTGTTCCGCGACTGCGACGATATTAAATACCGTTCCTTTAATGCTGGTCAGCGCCAGGCGCTGCTGGTCTTTCTCGACGGTTTAACCGACCTTACCCTGCTGGAAAAAAACGTCCTGGAAACGCTGATGTCCCCCGGGCAGGGGGGGCAGGTCCACGCTGATCCCAGCGCGTTGGTTAATCAATTGTTGACCTCCGCGTCTTTAACTGTGATTTCCCAGGCCAGCGAGGCCATTGAGGCCGTTATGACCGGCAACGCACTGCTGCTGGTCGACGGCATAGCAGAGGCGTTCACAATTGGCACGGTCAAGCATGTGAAGCGTTCGGTTGAAGAAGCTAAAAGCGAAGGGGTAGTGCGGGGGCCCCAGGATGCGTTTAATGAAACGCTTAGTGACAATATTGTGCTCATCCGCCGCCGCACTCGCGATCCCAACGTCAAAGTCCGCGTCCTGAAGCTGGGGGAGCGGACCAGGACGGCCATTGCTTTGGTGTACGCCGCTAATTTAGTTAAGCCCGGCTTGGTGGAAGAGGTTGAGCGCCGGTTAAGCCTGCTAAAAATCGACAATGTCATATTATCTGCAACGGTGGAAGAAGCTTTGAGCGACCACCCCTGGACGCCGTTTCCCCAGGTGCAGGTCACGGAACGGCCGGAAACAATGGTGGCAGCGGTGTATGAAGGGCGGGTAGGCATCATCGTGGACAACACCCCGTTTTCATTGATTGTTCCTTGCACCTACGCTAATTTAATGCAAAGCACGGATGATTATACCGCCCGGCCCACCGTGGCCAGCCTCATCCGCTTTACTCGCCATGCGTCGGCGTTTCTGGCGATTTACCTGCCGGCGATTTATATTGCCATTGTTTCTTTTCACCCCGGGATGTTGCCGACGACCCTGGCCATTTCCATTGCCGAGCTCAGGGCTCGGACGCCTTTTCCGTCGCTGATAGAGGCGGTCATGATGGAGACTTTTCTGGAAATTTTCCAGGAAGCCATTATCCGGCTGCCGAAAAAATTCGCCGGCGCTGCCGGCGTAGTAGGCGGTCTGGTCATCGGCACCACCGTTGTCCAGGCGGCGCTGGTCAACCCGCTCTTGGTGGTCGTTATTGCCACCACTGCTATCGCCTCTTACACGATGCCTTCTTATCACTTTAGCATAGCCCTTCGGTCGCTGAGGGTACCGCTGTTAATCTTGGCGTCGGTTTTAGGGTTATATGGCGTGATATTGGGATTGTTAATTATTACTGTCCATATGTGTTCGCTACGCAGTTTTGGCGAGTCATACCTTGGGGGCTTGCTGGATATTACGCTGCTCGAAGACTGGAAGGATATGCTGGTGCGGTTTCCTGCAAAATTTTTGCAGGCCCGGCCCAAAGAAATGGGCCCTCAGGAGCGGACCAGGATAGGGGACGACCATGACTAA
- a CDS encoding SpoIID/LytB domain-containing protein — translation MSKTWKQWFWLPTFLLAVVLVLGGCNLFKPPQPKPQPAPPGPPPQKQAVQGAEPDILVYMHETGEKKTMKMEDYIAGVVAGEMKNDWPVEALAAQAIIARTFTVEAIETKGGVPARGTQASTDIKEFQAYNAAAVNDRVKQAVQMTRGMIITYQGKPAKTWFHASAGGVTATAKEGLDYKEPEPPYIQSVQSPDDLAPPEVQNWTATFSKQDVMAALAKAGQRVDRIDSFEIGQKGPSGRTTVFVVNKNVQVSGPALRVALDSTKLKSLLLDKVEVSGDSITFIGKGYGHGVGMSQWGAHKLAQDGKKPEEIIGHYYRGITIEKRWQ, via the coding sequence ATGTCGAAAACGTGGAAGCAATGGTTTTGGTTGCCAACATTTTTGCTGGCGGTTGTGTTAGTGCTAGGCGGCTGCAATCTGTTTAAACCGCCCCAGCCAAAACCGCAGCCCGCGCCGCCGGGGCCGCCGCCGCAAAAGCAGGCCGTGCAAGGGGCCGAGCCGGACATTCTGGTGTATATGCATGAGACCGGTGAAAAGAAGACCATGAAAATGGAAGACTACATCGCCGGGGTAGTAGCCGGCGAAATGAAAAATGACTGGCCGGTCGAGGCGCTGGCCGCCCAAGCCATTATCGCCCGTACTTTTACCGTGGAGGCCATTGAGACAAAAGGCGGTGTTCCCGCGCGGGGCACACAGGCGTCAACCGACATCAAGGAGTTTCAGGCCTATAACGCCGCCGCCGTCAATGACCGGGTGAAACAGGCCGTACAGATGACTCGCGGCATGATTATTACCTACCAGGGTAAACCCGCCAAGACATGGTTTCATGCCAGCGCTGGCGGCGTGACGGCCACTGCCAAAGAGGGGCTCGACTACAAGGAACCAGAACCGCCCTACATCCAGAGCGTCCAGTCCCCCGACGACCTCGCGCCGCCCGAGGTACAAAACTGGACGGCAACGTTTTCTAAACAAGATGTAATGGCTGCTCTGGCAAAGGCGGGCCAGCGCGTCGACCGCATCGACAGTTTCGAAATCGGGCAAAAAGGGCCTTCCGGACGGACGACTGTCTTTGTCGTCAACAAGAATGTGCAGGTATCAGGGCCGGCGCTGCGCGTAGCCCTAGACAGCACGAAACTTAAGTCACTACTGTTAGACAAAGTGGAAGTAAGCGGCGACAGTATAACCTTTATCGGCAAGGGCTACGGCCACGGGGTAGGCATGTCGCAGTGGGGCGCCCATAAATTGGCCCAAGACGGCAAGAAGCCGGAAGAGATTATCGGCCACTACTACCGGGGTATAACAATCGAAAAACGCTGGCAATAA
- a CDS encoding iron-containing alcohol dehydrogenase: MWEKSVDINLISEIRAKTTVYLGVGAIGKITDIAQELSKKGINKAVVVTGKSSHIKTGAWDKVKHALDAANIAYTLYSKVTPNPTVDQVDEAAHLARAFGAQAVIAIGGGSPIDAAKSVAILLEYTDKTARDIYEFKFTPVKAAPIVAINLTHGTGTEVDRFAVVSIPEKEYKPAIAYDCIYPLYAIDDPALMTMLPVDQTIYVTIDAVNHVVEAATTTVNNPFAISLARETIKLVAEYLPRAKQDPQDLQARYFLLYASLIAGISFDNGLLHFTHALEHPLSGVRPELAHGKGLGILLPAVVKQIYPAKGAILADILAPIIPGLTGAENESPKVYTALKNWLKSMGISARLADEGFTAGDIDKLVKLAFETPSLKTLLDLAPVPATPEVVRNIYSDAL, from the coding sequence ATGTGGGAAAAAAGCGTCGATATTAACCTTATCAGCGAAATACGTGCTAAAACAACGGTTTATTTAGGCGTAGGCGCAATCGGTAAAATAACCGATATCGCCCAAGAATTGAGCAAAAAGGGCATAAACAAAGCCGTTGTTGTAACAGGTAAATCTTCACATATTAAAACAGGTGCATGGGACAAAGTAAAGCATGCCTTAGACGCTGCCAACATCGCCTATACACTCTATAGCAAAGTAACGCCTAATCCAACTGTTGATCAAGTAGATGAAGCTGCACATCTTGCTCGCGCTTTTGGCGCCCAAGCGGTAATCGCCATCGGTGGCGGCAGCCCGATCGACGCTGCGAAAAGCGTAGCCATCCTTTTAGAGTATACTGACAAAACGGCCCGCGACATTTATGAATTTAAGTTTACACCAGTCAAAGCAGCGCCGATTGTTGCTATAAATCTCACGCATGGCACCGGTACTGAAGTCGACCGCTTCGCCGTGGTCAGCATCCCGGAAAAAGAATATAAGCCTGCCATTGCCTATGACTGTATTTACCCGCTATATGCGATCGATGACCCCGCATTAATGACAATGCTTCCTGTCGATCAAACAATTTATGTAACAATCGATGCCGTTAACCATGTTGTTGAAGCAGCCACAACCACGGTAAATAATCCATTTGCCATTAGTTTGGCTCGTGAAACGATTAAATTAGTCGCCGAATACCTCCCCCGGGCAAAACAAGACCCGCAGGATTTACAGGCGCGCTACTTCCTCCTCTATGCTTCCCTAATCGCTGGCATATCCTTTGACAACGGTCTACTGCATTTTACGCACGCTCTTGAACACCCCTTAAGCGGCGTCCGTCCCGAGCTAGCCCATGGCAAAGGCCTTGGCATACTCTTGCCTGCCGTAGTCAAACAAATTTATCCTGCCAAAGGTGCCATCCTGGCAGATATTTTGGCGCCTATCATTCCTGGCCTCACAGGTGCAGAAAACGAGAGCCCCAAAGTATACACTGCCTTGAAAAACTGGCTTAAATCAATGGGAATAAGCGCTCGCTTGGCGGATGAAGGGTTTACGGCTGGCGACATTGATAAATTAGTTAAGCTCGCCTTTGAAACACCCAGCCTTAAAACCCTGTTAGATCTAGCACCTGTGCCGGCGACTCCCGAAGTCGTACGCAATATATATAGCGACGCATTATGA
- the pstA gene encoding phosphate ABC transporter permease PstA: protein MIVVWRRLTNPRVMDRLANAVMWLAGMVILGILATFLAYILYKGVPVLSWNFITGMPSDIRAGGGVGPQFFNSFYILFLSMLFSIPIAIGAGVYLAEYAPASRLTDLIRLSTESLATVPSIVLGLFGMIIFVNMLGLGFSIIGGALTLSLLNLPVLVRVTEEAIRAVPASYREASLALGATKWQTIWKVVLPNALPGIITGITLTAGRALGETAILIFTAGTTVSRHLPDFDPLAAGETLAVHMWYVMAVGLVPDRVEIANGIGALLIIAILAFNLMFTIPGQMLQRKLNGK from the coding sequence ATGATTGTCGTGTGGCGACGCCTAACAAACCCCCGTGTTATGGATAGATTGGCCAATGCGGTTATGTGGTTGGCGGGGATGGTTATTTTAGGAATTTTGGCTACCTTTCTTGCCTATATCTTATATAAAGGCGTACCGGTGCTGTCGTGGAACTTTATCACCGGTATGCCCAGCGATATCCGCGCCGGTGGCGGGGTGGGGCCGCAGTTTTTTAACTCGTTCTATATTCTCTTTTTGTCTATGCTATTTTCTATTCCGATAGCCATAGGCGCCGGCGTCTATTTGGCCGAATATGCGCCCGCCAGCCGTCTTACTGATCTCATTCGTCTCAGCACGGAAAGCCTCGCCACCGTGCCGTCCATTGTCCTTGGTTTGTTCGGGATGATAATTTTTGTTAATATGCTAGGGCTGGGATTCAGCATCATCGGCGGCGCGCTGACCTTGTCCCTCCTCAACCTGCCGGTACTGGTGCGGGTAACGGAAGAAGCGATCCGTGCTGTGCCGGCGTCCTACCGGGAGGCCAGCCTGGCCCTAGGGGCCACCAAATGGCAGACGATCTGGAAGGTAGTACTGCCTAATGCCTTGCCGGGCATTATTACCGGTATTACGTTGACCGCCGGCCGGGCGTTAGGAGAAACGGCGATTCTCATCTTTACCGCCGGGACTACCGTGTCGCGCCATCTGCCTGATTTTGACCCGCTGGCTGCCGGGGAGACGTTGGCCGTGCACATGTGGTATGTCATGGCTGTCGGTTTAGTACCAGACCGGGTCGAGATTGCCAACGGCATCGGCGCCCTGCTGATTATCGCCATCTTAGCCTTTAATCTTATGTTTACTATTCCGGGACAAATGCTGCAGCGAAAACTAAACGGGAAATAG
- the pstC gene encoding phosphate ABC transporter permease subunit PstC produces the protein MATLVNAKEHSLKLAYDRYVRYLFVASAFLMTVIILSIIIFVGQQGLLTFKDVRPEEFFLSTKWDPTEGHYGAFSFIAGSVYVTLLAVLFGTPLGLAGAIFMAKIAPPWLRQIMRPATDLYVAIPSVVYGFVGLTVLVPFIRVQFGVNTGFGLLAAAVILAIMILPTIISISEDAIRAVPRALEEGSLALGATRWQTITGVILPAALPGILTSVILAMARAVGETMAVQMVIGNTPQLAKSLFMPTSTLTSEIVVEMGNTPFGSAWGNSLFLMALVLLLLSLFMILVIRWVAARRAV, from the coding sequence ATGGCGACTTTGGTCAATGCCAAAGAACATAGCCTAAAACTGGCCTACGACCGTTATGTACGCTACTTGTTTGTTGCCAGCGCCTTTTTAATGACCGTTATCATCCTGTCTATTATTATTTTTGTTGGACAGCAGGGGCTGCTCACCTTTAAAGACGTGCGGCCCGAAGAATTTTTCCTGTCGACCAAGTGGGATCCGACGGAAGGCCATTACGGCGCGTTCAGTTTTATCGCCGGTTCGGTGTATGTAACGCTGCTCGCGGTGCTCTTTGGCACGCCACTCGGCCTCGCCGGCGCTATCTTCATGGCCAAAATCGCGCCACCGTGGCTCCGCCAAATCATGCGCCCGGCCACCGACCTCTATGTGGCCATTCCGTCGGTTGTTTATGGCTTTGTGGGTCTTACCGTGCTGGTGCCGTTTATTCGCGTACAGTTTGGCGTTAACACCGGCTTTGGCTTGCTGGCTGCCGCCGTTATTCTGGCCATTATGATTTTACCGACGATTATCAGCATCTCGGAAGACGCCATCCGCGCCGTGCCGCGGGCACTGGAGGAAGGATCGCTCGCACTGGGGGCTACTCGCTGGCAGACGATTACCGGCGTTATCCTGCCGGCGGCGCTGCCCGGCATATTAACTTCGGTTATTTTGGCCATGGCCAGGGCTGTAGGCGAGACGATGGCCGTGCAGATGGTGATTGGCAATACGCCGCAGCTGGCCAAGTCGTTATTTATGCCGACTTCTACCCTGACCAGCGAAATTGTGGTTGAGATGGGCAACACCCCCTTTGGCTCGGCCTGGGGTAATTCACTCTTCCTCATGGCTCTGGTGCTGCTGCTATTATCATTATTTATGATCTTGGTTATTCGCTGGGTGGCGGCAAGAAGGGCAGTATAA
- a CDS encoding phosphate ABC transporter substrate-binding protein: MNLFRKPKMLAAALVLMLGLSLAAGCGQKSEPKASELQGTVTASGSTALLPLLKPAQEEFQKKHPKVTVNIAGGGSFTGMNQVAAGSVNIGNSDVELPPELKDKGLVDHKVAVAPFVFIANPDVTVDNLTQQQYIDIFTGKITNWKEVGGKDQKITIIHRAKSSGSRATIAQVVLKGAAFTDNAVIQDSNGAVRAAVASTPGAIGYVDAPYADNTVKVLAYNGVKYTPENVINGTYPVFAYEHMYTKGEPTGAVKAFIDYVMSKEFQETYVEKNGFLPITKMKKQ; this comes from the coding sequence ATGAATTTATTCCGTAAACCGAAAATGCTCGCAGCGGCGCTGGTGCTTATGCTGGGCTTGTCGCTGGCGGCAGGCTGCGGTCAGAAAAGTGAGCCCAAGGCGAGTGAGCTGCAGGGCACGGTTACTGCTTCCGGTTCAACGGCCCTCTTGCCGCTTTTAAAGCCGGCGCAGGAAGAATTCCAAAAGAAACACCCCAAAGTTACCGTTAACATCGCCGGCGGCGGTTCGTTTACGGGGATGAACCAAGTTGCGGCAGGGTCAGTCAACATCGGCAACTCTGACGTCGAGCTTCCCCCTGAACTAAAAGACAAAGGCTTGGTCGACCACAAAGTGGCTGTTGCGCCCTTCGTGTTTATCGCTAATCCTGACGTAACTGTCGACAACCTGACTCAGCAGCAATATATCGACATCTTCACCGGCAAAATCACCAACTGGAAAGAAGTTGGCGGTAAAGACCAGAAAATCACCATTATTCACCGCGCTAAATCTTCCGGTTCCCGTGCGACCATTGCCCAAGTTGTCCTGAAAGGCGCCGCTTTCACTGACAATGCTGTTATCCAAGACTCGAACGGCGCTGTCCGGGCCGCCGTCGCCAGCACTCCCGGCGCAATCGGTTATGTAGATGCACCTTATGCAGACAATACCGTAAAAGTGCTGGCTTACAACGGGGTAAAATATACGCCGGAAAACGTAATCAACGGCACCTATCCGGTTTTCGCCTATGAGCACATGTATACCAAAGGTGAGCCGACCGGCGCGGTGAAAGCGTTCATTGACTACGTCATGAGCAAAGAATTTCAGGAAACTTACGTCGAGAAAAATGGCTTCCTGCCGATTACCAAGATGAAGAAACAATAG
- a CDS encoding ATP-binding protein, protein MFRFSLRNRLIFSFLLLIILTLAALGSYILWFVHRYNLERLTSNLFTQAQITEQLLRIHLSGPPEKAGLDAIAKELGAEVDLRLTIIAPNGVVLADSRENPALMENHRERPEIAAALADGRGTAIRHSTTLDENLLYVAIPMRSGNEIIGVVRLSTTLAHVEEAYNRIRSALLAAFVVTTLLAIAFSIRLARKYTAPLEEITDVARLISEGQLDKRVHIKTGDEIEILGHTLNNLAARLDDKLKEIVAQKHKLELILQHMDNAVLLLDRYGRVTDANLRAASLFGITGAMLGQHNIQVIGNSLLDKAVRETVATGENRLIMLRTNLHGAKRVFQVFLAPLGNDGGDGVLTVFHDITVLQEIQERQAEFVANASHELKTPLTAIKGFAATLLDGAIREPALATKFVTIIHDEAERMNRLVDDLLQLASLDARETGQQARLEPTDIYKVAAAVVEELSAQWRAKRLSVLLDAPARPLAVMANPDWLRQVLVNLLDNSIKYTPEGGKILVKWWQASDKAVVMVQDSGIGIPAKDLPFIFDRFYRVDRARSRRAGGTGLGLAIVKHIIETLGGKIDVVSEPDAGTTFTFTLPLAKTQ, encoded by the coding sequence ATGTTTCGCTTTAGTTTACGCAACCGGCTCATTTTTTCTTTTTTGTTGCTGATTATTCTTACTTTGGCTGCCCTTGGCAGCTATATTCTCTGGTTTGTTCACAGGTATAACCTTGAGCGCCTGACCAGCAATCTGTTTACCCAGGCTCAAATCACCGAACAGCTGTTACGGATCCATTTGAGCGGTCCGCCAGAGAAAGCCGGCCTTGACGCCATCGCCAAAGAGCTCGGCGCCGAGGTCGATCTGCGCCTAACCATTATCGCCCCAAACGGCGTCGTACTGGCCGACTCGCGAGAAAACCCGGCCCTGATGGAAAACCACCGCGAGCGGCCTGAAATCGCCGCTGCGCTGGCCGACGGCCGCGGCACGGCTATCCGCCACAGCACTACCTTGGACGAAAACCTGCTTTATGTAGCTATTCCTATGCGAAGCGGCAACGAAATCATTGGCGTTGTCCGTCTCTCCACCACTCTGGCCCATGTGGAAGAGGCTTATAACCGGATTCGGTCGGCGCTGCTCGCCGCCTTTGTCGTCACTACCCTGCTCGCCATCGCCTTCAGCATCCGCCTGGCCCGTAAGTACACGGCGCCGCTGGAAGAAATCACGGACGTAGCCCGCCTTATTAGTGAAGGGCAACTCGATAAACGCGTTCACATCAAAACCGGCGACGAAATCGAAATTTTAGGCCATACGCTAAACAACCTGGCGGCGCGGCTCGATGACAAGCTAAAGGAAATCGTGGCGCAAAAACATAAGCTCGAACTCATCCTCCAGCATATGGATAATGCCGTTCTCCTGCTTGACCGCTATGGACGGGTGACTGACGCCAACCTGCGGGCTGCTTCGCTGTTCGGCATCACCGGCGCCATGCTGGGCCAGCACAACATCCAGGTTATCGGCAACAGTTTGCTTGATAAAGCCGTCCGGGAAACGGTGGCTACCGGCGAAAACCGCCTGATTATGCTCCGCACCAACCTTCACGGCGCAAAACGCGTCTTTCAGGTTTTTCTTGCTCCCCTTGGCAATGATGGTGGCGACGGTGTCCTTACCGTCTTTCACGACATCACCGTCCTGCAGGAGATTCAGGAGCGGCAGGCCGAATTTGTCGCCAACGCATCCCACGAACTTAAGACGCCGCTCACAGCCATCAAAGGTTTTGCTGCGACCTTGCTCGACGGCGCCATCCGGGAACCGGCGCTGGCTACTAAATTCGTTACCATCATTCATGACGAAGCCGAACGAATGAACCGGCTGGTAGACGACCTTTTGCAGCTTGCCAGTTTGGACGCCCGGGAAACCGGTCAGCAAGCCCGCCTTGAGCCTACCGATATATATAAAGTGGCGGCCGCCGTTGTCGAAGAGTTGTCGGCCCAATGGCGGGCCAAACGACTGTCCGTGCTCCTCGATGCTCCGGCCCGACCGCTAGCGGTTATGGCCAACCCCGATTGGCTGAGGCAGGTGCTCGTTAACCTGCTTGATAACAGCATCAAGTATACGCCGGAAGGCGGAAAGATACTGGTCAAATGGTGGCAGGCCAGCGACAAAGCCGTCGTCATGGTTCAGGACTCAGGGATAGGCATCCCTGCGAAAGACCTGCCCTTTATTTTTGACCGCTTCTACCGTGTCGACCGCGCCCGTTCCCGCCGCGCCGGCGGCACCGGTCTCGGCCTGGCCATTGTCAAACACATCATCGAAACACTGGGCGGCAAAATTGACGTGGTGAGCGAGCCGGACGCCGGCACCACCTTCACCTTCACCCTGCCATTGGCCAAAACGCAATAA
- a CDS encoding phosphate-starvation-inducible PsiE family protein: MLEHDKRPHSHLEKFKEQWRVMSFYERFEQVIALILSAVIACIIVISLIQLIRVVFVLLVLETFNPLDHGVFQTVFGMIMTLLIAMEFKHSIIKVTLRQDSIIQVKTVVLIAMIALSRKFVILEPDTSPAKIAALSGAILALGVVYWLLRERDDRLTALKKNS; this comes from the coding sequence ATGCTTGAGCATGACAAGAGACCGCACAGCCACCTTGAGAAATTCAAGGAGCAATGGCGGGTAATGAGCTTCTACGAACGCTTCGAGCAGGTCATCGCGCTCATTCTCAGTGCCGTGATCGCCTGCATCATTGTTATTTCGCTGATCCAACTGATTCGCGTCGTCTTTGTCTTGCTGGTCTTGGAGACATTCAATCCCCTCGATCATGGGGTGTTTCAAACGGTGTTCGGGATGATCATGACCTTGCTCATCGCGATGGAGTTCAAACACTCGATCATCAAGGTGACGCTGCGCCAGGACAGTATCATCCAGGTGAAGACCGTGGTACTCATCGCCATGATTGCCTTATCGCGCAAGTTTGTAATTCTCGAACCCGACACGAGCCCCGCCAAAATCGCGGCGCTTTCCGGCGCGATCCTGGCGCTGGGTGTGGTATACTGGCTGCTGCGCGAGCGGGATGACCGGCTTACGGCACTCAAAAAAAACTCATAG
- the phoU gene encoding phosphate signaling complex protein PhoU, producing the protein MGNAVAMAIEDAVQSLAKQDVNLARKVIEGDDIIDKMEVDIEDKCMVLIARQQPLARDLRIISTGLKITTDLERIGDHAYDIANVTLRLAHQPLIKPLVDIPRMAGMAQKMLHNALEAYFKLDITLAEQVCLADDEVDNLYQQIFRELLTYMMEDPRTISQATQLIFVGRYLERIADHATNIAEWVIYLVTGQRLRKK; encoded by the coding sequence ATGGGCAATGCCGTGGCTATGGCCATTGAGGATGCCGTCCAGTCGCTGGCAAAGCAGGATGTTAACCTTGCCCGCAAGGTAATTGAGGGCGACGACATCATTGACAAGATGGAAGTGGACATTGAGGACAAGTGTATGGTCCTCATTGCCCGTCAGCAACCGCTGGCCCGGGACCTGCGCATCATCAGCACAGGCCTGAAAATTACGACCGATCTGGAGCGTATCGGCGATCACGCCTATGACATTGCCAATGTCACCCTACGGCTGGCCCACCAGCCTCTCATCAAGCCGTTAGTCGACATCCCCCGCATGGCCGGCATGGCTCAGAAGATGCTCCACAATGCCCTTGAAGCATATTTTAAGTTGGATATCACGCTGGCCGAGCAGGTCTGCCTGGCTGATGACGAGGTCGACAACCTTTACCAGCAGATTTTCCGGGAACTTTTGACCTATATGATGGAAGATCCCCGGACGATCAGTCAGGCAACGCAACTTATTTTTGTCGGCCGCTACCTTGAGCGTATCGCTGACCATGCTACCAACATCGCCGAATGGGTCATCTATCTGGTGACTGGGCAGCGGTTAAGGAAGAAGTGA
- the pstB gene encoding phosphate ABC transporter ATP-binding protein PstB encodes MEYKIQINKLKLYYGDTLALKKISLNVVKNSVLALIGPSGCGKSTCLRTINRMNDLIDNVRIEGEVLLDGMNIYHPGTDVVMLRKRVGMVFQRPNPFPMSIYDNIAYGPRIHGLKNKARLDEIVEKSLTGAALWDEVKDRLHSSAMGLSGGQQQRLCIARLLAVEPEVLLMDEPCSALDPISTMKIEELITALKTNYTIVLVTHNMQQAARVSDYTAFFLNGELIEHDETGAIFTRPQDKRTEDYITGRFG; translated from the coding sequence ATGGAATATAAAATCCAAATTAACAAACTGAAGCTTTATTATGGGGATACTCTGGCACTGAAAAAGATTTCCCTAAATGTGGTAAAAAACAGCGTTTTGGCCCTTATCGGCCCGTCCGGCTGCGGCAAATCCACCTGTCTGCGCACCATTAACCGGATGAATGACCTCATTGACAATGTCCGCATTGAGGGCGAGGTACTGCTGGACGGCATGAATATTTACCATCCCGGCACCGACGTAGTCATGCTGCGCAAGCGGGTAGGCATGGTGTTTCAGCGGCCTAACCCCTTTCCCATGTCCATTTATGACAATATCGCCTACGGCCCCCGTATTCATGGCCTAAAAAATAAGGCGCGCCTGGATGAGATTGTGGAAAAAAGCCTGACCGGCGCCGCCTTGTGGGATGAGGTAAAAGACCGCCTGCACAGCTCGGCAATGGGCCTGTCGGGCGGGCAGCAACAGCGGCTGTGTATCGCGCGCCTCTTGGCGGTTGAACCGGAGGTGCTGCTCATGGACGAACCATGTTCGGCGCTCGACCCTATTTCGACGATGAAAATCGAGGAACTAATCACGGCGCTTAAGACTAATTACACGATTGTCTTGGTGACCCACAATATGCAGCAGGCTGCCCGCGTTTCCGATTACACCGCCTTTTTCCTAAACGGCGAGCTCATTGAACATGACGAAACCGGCGCCATTTTTACCCGCCCCCAGGATAAACGCACCGAAGATTATATCACCGGCCGCTTCGGTTAA